In Rhinopithecus roxellana isolate Shanxi Qingling chromosome 4, ASM756505v1, whole genome shotgun sequence, a single genomic region encodes these proteins:
- the MCM3 gene encoding DNA replication licensing factor MCM3 isoform X1, whose amino-acid sequence MAGTVVLDDVELREAQRDYLDFLDDEEDQGIYQSKVRELISDNQYRLIVNVNDLRRKNEKRANRLLNNAFEELVAFQRALKDFVASIDATYAKQYEEFYIGLEGSFGSKHVSPRTLTSCFLSCVVCVEGIVTKCSLVRPKVVRSVHYCPATKKTIERRYSDLTTLVAFPSSSVYPTKDEENNPLETEYGLSVYRDHQTITIQEMPEKAPAGQLPRSVDVILDDDLVDKAKPGDRVQVVGTYRCLPGKKGGYTSGTFRTVLIACNVKQMSKDAQPSFSAEDIAKIKKFSKTRSKDIFDQLARSLAPSIHGHDYVKKAILCLLLGGVERDLENGSHIRGDINILLIGDPSVAKSQLLRYVLCTAPRAIPTTGRGSSGVGLTAAVTTDQETGDRRLEAGAMVLADRGVVCIDEFDKMSDMDRTAIHEVMEQGRVTIAKAGIHARLNARCSVLAAANPVYGRYDQYKTPMENIGLQDSLLSRFDLLFIMLDQMDPEQDREISDHVLRMHRYRAPGEQDGDAMPLGSAVDILATDDPNFSQEDQQDTQIYEKHDNLLHGTKKKKEKMVSAAFMKKYIHVARIIKPVLTQESATYIAEEYSRLRSQDSMSSDTARTSPVTARTLETLIRLATAHAKARMSKTVDLQDAEEAVELVQYAYFKKVLEKEKKRKKRSEDESETEDEEEKSQEDQEQKRKRRKTRQPDAKDGDSYDPYDFSDTEEEMPQVHTPKTADSQETKESQKVELSESRLKAFKVALLDVFREAHAQSVGMNRLTESINRDSEEPFSSVEIQAALSKMQDDNQVMVSEGIIFLI is encoded by the exons ATGGCGGGTACCGTGGTGCTGGACGATGTGGAGCTGCgggaggcccagagagattacCTGGACTTCCTGGACGACGAG GAAGACCAGGGAATTTATCAGAGCAAAGTTCGGGAGCTGATCAGTGACAACCAATACCGGCTGATTGTCAATGTGAATGACCTGCGCAGGAAAAACGAGAAGAGGGCTAACCG GCTTCTGAACAATGCCTTTGAAGAGCTGGTTGCCTTCCAGCGGGCCTTAAAGGATTTTGTGGCCTCCATTGATGCTACCTATGCCAAGCAGTATGAGGAGTTCTACATAGGATTGGAAGGCAGCTTTGGCTCCAAGCATGTCTCCCCACGGACTCTTACCTCCTGCTTCCTCAGCTGTGTGGTCTGTGTGGAGGGCATTGTCACTAAAT GTTCTCTAGTTCGTCCCAAAGTCGTCCGTAGTGTCCACTATTGTCCTGCTACTAAGAAGACCATAGAGCGACGTTATTCTGATCTCACCACCCTGGTGGCCTTTCCCTCCAGCTCTGTCTATCCTACTAAG GATGAGGAGAACAATCCCCTTGAGACGGAATATGGCCTTTCCGTCTACAGGGATCACCAGACCATCACCATCCAGGAGATGCCGGAGAAGGCCCCAGCCGGCCAGCTCCCCCGCTCTGTGGACGTCATTCTGGATGATGACTTGGTGGATAAAGCAAAGCCTGGTGACCGGGTTCAGGTAGTGGGAACCTACCGTTGCCTTCCTGGAAAGAAGGGAGGCTACACCTCTGGGACTTTCAG GACTGTCCTGATTGCCTGTAATGTTAAGCAGATGAGCAAGGATGCTCAGCCTTCTTTCTCTGCTGAGGATATAGCCAAGATCAAGAAGTTCAGTAAAACCCGATCCAAG GATATCTTTGACCAGCTGGCCAGGTCATTGGCCCCTAGTATCCATGGGCATGACTATGTCAAGAAAGCAATCCTCTGCTTGCTCTTGGGAGGGGTGGAACGAGACTTAGAAAATGGCAGCCACATCCGTGGGGACATCAATATTCTTCTAATAG GAGACCCATCGGTTGCCAAGTCTCAGCTTCTGCGGTACGTGCTTTGCACTGCACCCCGGGCTATCCCCACCACTGGCCGGGGCTCCTCAGGAGTGGGTCTGACGGCTGCGGTCACCACAGACCAGGAAACAG GAGATCGTCGTCTGGAAGCGGGAGCCATGGTCCTGGCTGACCGAGGTGTGGTTTGCATTGATGAATTTGACAAGATGTCTGACATGGATCGCACAGCCATCCATGAAGTGATGGAGCAGGGTCGAGTGACCATTGCCAAGGCTGGCATCCATGCTCGGTTGAATGCCCGCTGCAGTGTTTTGGCAGCTGCCAACCCCGTCTACGGCAGG TATGACCAGTATAAGACTCCAATGGAGAACATTGGACTACAGGACTCACTGCTGTCTCGATTTGACTTGCTCTTCATTATGCTGGATCAGATGGATCCTGAGCAGGATCGGGAGATCTCAGACCATGTCCTTCGGATGCATCGTTACAGAGCACCTGGGGAGCAGGATGGCGATG CTATGCCCTTGGGTAGTGCTGTGGATATCCTGGCCACAGATGATCCCAACTTTAGCCAGGAAGACCAGCAGGACACCCAGATTTATGAGAAGCATGACAACCTTCTACATGGGaccaagaagaaaaa GGAGAAGATGGTGAGTGCAGCGTTCATGAAGAAGTACATCCATGTGGCCAGAATCATCAAGCCTGTCCTGACACAGGAGTCGGCCACCTACATTGCAGAAGAGTATTCACGCCTGCGCAGCCAAGATAGCATGAGCTCGGACACTGCCAGG ACATCTCCAGTTACAGCCCGAACACTGGAAACTCTGATTCGACTGGCCACAGCCCATGCGAAGGCCCGCATGAGCAAGACTGTGGACCTGCAGGATGCAGAGGAAGCTGTGGAGTTGGTCCAGTATGCTTACTTCAAGAAG GTtctggagaaggagaagaaacgTAAGAAGCGAAGTGAGGATGAATCAGAGacagaagatgaagaggagaaaAGCCAAGAGGACCAggagcagaagaggaagag AAGGAAGACTCGCCAGCCAGATGCCAAAGATGGGGATTCATACGACCCCTATGACTTCAGTGACACAGAGGAGGAAATGCCTCAAG TACACACTCCGAAGACGGCAGACTCACAGGAGACCAAGGAATCCCAGAAAGTGGAGTTAAGTGAATCCAG
- the MCM3 gene encoding DNA replication licensing factor MCM3 isoform X2 → MWSCGRPREITWTSWTTRLLNNAFEELVAFQRALKDFVASIDATYAKQYEEFYIGLEGSFGSKHVSPRTLTSCFLSCVVCVEGIVTKCSLVRPKVVRSVHYCPATKKTIERRYSDLTTLVAFPSSSVYPTKDEENNPLETEYGLSVYRDHQTITIQEMPEKAPAGQLPRSVDVILDDDLVDKAKPGDRVQVVGTYRCLPGKKGGYTSGTFRTVLIACNVKQMSKDAQPSFSAEDIAKIKKFSKTRSKDIFDQLARSLAPSIHGHDYVKKAILCLLLGGVERDLENGSHIRGDINILLIGDPSVAKSQLLRYVLCTAPRAIPTTGRGSSGVGLTAAVTTDQETGDRRLEAGAMVLADRGVVCIDEFDKMSDMDRTAIHEVMEQGRVTIAKAGIHARLNARCSVLAAANPVYGRYDQYKTPMENIGLQDSLLSRFDLLFIMLDQMDPEQDREISDHVLRMHRYRAPGEQDGDAMPLGSAVDILATDDPNFSQEDQQDTQIYEKHDNLLHGTKKKKEKMVSAAFMKKYIHVARIIKPVLTQESATYIAEEYSRLRSQDSMSSDTARTSPVTARTLETLIRLATAHAKARMSKTVDLQDAEEAVELVQYAYFKKVLEKEKKRKKRSEDESETEDEEEKSQEDQEQKRKRRKTRQPDAKDGDSYDPYDFSDTEEEMPQVHTPKTADSQETKESQKVELSESRLKAFKVALLDVFREAHAQSVGMNRLTESINRDSEEPFSSVEIQAALSKMQDDNQVMVSEGIIFLI, encoded by the exons ATGTGGAGCTGCgggaggcccagagagattacCTGGACTTCCTGGACGACGAG GCTTCTGAACAATGCCTTTGAAGAGCTGGTTGCCTTCCAGCGGGCCTTAAAGGATTTTGTGGCCTCCATTGATGCTACCTATGCCAAGCAGTATGAGGAGTTCTACATAGGATTGGAAGGCAGCTTTGGCTCCAAGCATGTCTCCCCACGGACTCTTACCTCCTGCTTCCTCAGCTGTGTGGTCTGTGTGGAGGGCATTGTCACTAAAT GTTCTCTAGTTCGTCCCAAAGTCGTCCGTAGTGTCCACTATTGTCCTGCTACTAAGAAGACCATAGAGCGACGTTATTCTGATCTCACCACCCTGGTGGCCTTTCCCTCCAGCTCTGTCTATCCTACTAAG GATGAGGAGAACAATCCCCTTGAGACGGAATATGGCCTTTCCGTCTACAGGGATCACCAGACCATCACCATCCAGGAGATGCCGGAGAAGGCCCCAGCCGGCCAGCTCCCCCGCTCTGTGGACGTCATTCTGGATGATGACTTGGTGGATAAAGCAAAGCCTGGTGACCGGGTTCAGGTAGTGGGAACCTACCGTTGCCTTCCTGGAAAGAAGGGAGGCTACACCTCTGGGACTTTCAG GACTGTCCTGATTGCCTGTAATGTTAAGCAGATGAGCAAGGATGCTCAGCCTTCTTTCTCTGCTGAGGATATAGCCAAGATCAAGAAGTTCAGTAAAACCCGATCCAAG GATATCTTTGACCAGCTGGCCAGGTCATTGGCCCCTAGTATCCATGGGCATGACTATGTCAAGAAAGCAATCCTCTGCTTGCTCTTGGGAGGGGTGGAACGAGACTTAGAAAATGGCAGCCACATCCGTGGGGACATCAATATTCTTCTAATAG GAGACCCATCGGTTGCCAAGTCTCAGCTTCTGCGGTACGTGCTTTGCACTGCACCCCGGGCTATCCCCACCACTGGCCGGGGCTCCTCAGGAGTGGGTCTGACGGCTGCGGTCACCACAGACCAGGAAACAG GAGATCGTCGTCTGGAAGCGGGAGCCATGGTCCTGGCTGACCGAGGTGTGGTTTGCATTGATGAATTTGACAAGATGTCTGACATGGATCGCACAGCCATCCATGAAGTGATGGAGCAGGGTCGAGTGACCATTGCCAAGGCTGGCATCCATGCTCGGTTGAATGCCCGCTGCAGTGTTTTGGCAGCTGCCAACCCCGTCTACGGCAGG TATGACCAGTATAAGACTCCAATGGAGAACATTGGACTACAGGACTCACTGCTGTCTCGATTTGACTTGCTCTTCATTATGCTGGATCAGATGGATCCTGAGCAGGATCGGGAGATCTCAGACCATGTCCTTCGGATGCATCGTTACAGAGCACCTGGGGAGCAGGATGGCGATG CTATGCCCTTGGGTAGTGCTGTGGATATCCTGGCCACAGATGATCCCAACTTTAGCCAGGAAGACCAGCAGGACACCCAGATTTATGAGAAGCATGACAACCTTCTACATGGGaccaagaagaaaaa GGAGAAGATGGTGAGTGCAGCGTTCATGAAGAAGTACATCCATGTGGCCAGAATCATCAAGCCTGTCCTGACACAGGAGTCGGCCACCTACATTGCAGAAGAGTATTCACGCCTGCGCAGCCAAGATAGCATGAGCTCGGACACTGCCAGG ACATCTCCAGTTACAGCCCGAACACTGGAAACTCTGATTCGACTGGCCACAGCCCATGCGAAGGCCCGCATGAGCAAGACTGTGGACCTGCAGGATGCAGAGGAAGCTGTGGAGTTGGTCCAGTATGCTTACTTCAAGAAG GTtctggagaaggagaagaaacgTAAGAAGCGAAGTGAGGATGAATCAGAGacagaagatgaagaggagaaaAGCCAAGAGGACCAggagcagaagaggaagag AAGGAAGACTCGCCAGCCAGATGCCAAAGATGGGGATTCATACGACCCCTATGACTTCAGTGACACAGAGGAGGAAATGCCTCAAG TACACACTCCGAAGACGGCAGACTCACAGGAGACCAAGGAATCCCAGAAAGTGGAGTTAAGTGAATCCAG